The window GCATCCGCGAAGTCAAGATCGTCGAGGTGGACGCGGGCAAAGCGCTCGTCGTCATTATGACGGACAGCGGCGTTATAAAAGATAACATCATCGACATCCCCGTCAATATGGGAAGCGGCTACGTCAGCGCGGCGAATAACGTCGTGAACGATCTGTTTTCGGGGCGCACCTTGAAAGAGATCAAGTCGCAAAATATGAATATTGAAGGCGAAATGCTTCAATATCACGATATTTTCGATAAGATCGTCAATCTTTTGGAGGAGTACGCTTCGGGGCGTCACGATAAAGTCTTCGTCGAAGGGACGAGCAAAATGTTCGATCACCCCGAGTTCAACGAACCGGATAACGCGAAGAACTTCATCAAACTTCTCGATGAAAAAGATAAACTCGGCGAACTTATGACGACGGACGGCGATATCGAGCTTTCCGTCCGAATCGGAAAGCCGGATGGACTGAACGACAACTGCTCGATGGTCACGGCGCGCTATTCGATCGGCGGCGCGGAGATCGGAAAAGCGGGCGTTATCGGTCCGGAAAGAATGGATTACGACAAGGTCGTCAGCGTCCTGCACTATATCCAAAAGGTATTCGGCGGGGAAGCGGACGAGAAAAAGGAGAACTCAAATGGCGAAATCAGGACAAGAAAATAAAAAGAAGGCTCCGGAGAATGACGGGGCGGAAGAGCTCGTTTCTTTCGATACCGAATCCTTGGTCAAGGAAGAGGAAAAGAAAGTCGATCCCGAAGTCGAAAGGCTGACGGCTGAGCTCAAAACGGAAAAAGATAACTATTTAAGGCTTCGCGCCGATTACGAGAATTTCCGTCGCAGAAATCTGGACGCGACGATTAAGGCGCGGCAAGACGGGACGGCGGACGCCGTCGAAGCGATCCTTCCGATCATCGACAGCATCGATCGCGCGCTGAAAATCTCGCAGGACGATAAGTCGAAAGAAGGATTGAATTTGATCAAAAAGCAGATCGAGACCTCGCTCACCGGACTCGGCGTCAGCGAGATCGAGACGGACGGAGCGGAATTCGACCATAACTTGCATAACGCGGTCCAGCGCGCGGAAGTCGAAGAAAGCGAAGTCGGAAAGATCCTCGAAACCTACCAACGCGGCTACAAACTCGGAAATAAAGTCATCCGTTACGCGATGGTCAAGGTCGGTGTGGAGAAATCGGAATAAAAGGATAAAGGTTATCCTTAATAAATAAAAACGTATCGAGGCGTTGCCTCAAATAAATAAAAGGAGATGTGAATTATGAGTAAAATTATCGGTATTGATTTGGGAACCACGAACTCTTGCGTAGCCGTTATGGAAGGCGGCGAAGCCACCGTTATCGCAAACGCGGAAGGCTCGAGGACCACTCCGTCCGTCGTCGCTTTCTCGAAAGACGGCGAAAGAATCGTCGGTCAAGCCGCGAAGCGTCAGGCGGTCACCAACCCGCAACGCACCGTTTCTTCGATCAAGAGAGAAATGGGAACGACTTACACCGTTAAAATCGACAACAACAGCTTTTCTCCGCAAGAGATCAGCGCAATGATCCTTTCCAAACTGAAAAAGGACGCGGAAGCCTATATCGGACAAAAAGTCACCCAAGCGGTCATCACCGTCCCGGCGTACTTCTCCGACAGCCAGCGTCAAGCGACCAAGGACGCGGGTAAGATCGCGGGTCTCGA of the Clostridia bacterium genome contains:
- the hrcA gene encoding heat-inducible transcriptional repressor HrcA, which gives rise to MLTLEKENCQGSKGGKKMDLSARKRKILGLLVERYIKTAEPVSSSEIKTLYGEDISSATIRSELSALEELGYLVQPHVSAGRIPTELAYKLYVENVLSGEKKEIEVAGVRDYLGRKIVEIEDVVRNTARVISDATNYTSVIVIKNTDEIRIREVKIVEVDAGKALVVIMTDSGVIKDNIIDIPVNMGSGYVSAANNVVNDLFSGRTLKEIKSQNMNIEGEMLQYHDIFDKIVNLLEEYASGRHDKVFVEGTSKMFDHPEFNEPDNAKNFIKLLDEKDKLGELMTTDGDIELSVRIGKPDGLNDNCSMVTARYSIGGAEIGKAGVIGPERMDYDKVVSVLHYIQKVFGGEADEKKENSNGEIRTRK
- a CDS encoding nucleotide exchange factor GrpE — encoded protein: MAKSGQENKKKAPENDGAEELVSFDTESLVKEEEKKVDPEVERLTAELKTEKDNYLRLRADYENFRRRNLDATIKARQDGTADAVEAILPIIDSIDRALKISQDDKSKEGLNLIKKQIETSLTGLGVSEIETDGAEFDHNLHNAVQRAEVEESEVGKILETYQRGYKLGNKVIRYAMVKVGVEKSE